In Shewanella sp. MR-4, the genomic stretch TAAAAACAGGGTGCCGCCATTGGCTTGCTCGAAGCGTCCTTGGCGCACGTTTGCTGCGCCGGTGAAGGCGCCTTTCTCATGGCCAAAGAGTTCAGATTCGATTAAGTCTTTGGGAATTGCCGCCATATTCAAGGCGATAAAGGGCTTATCCTTACGCGGGCTGTGTTTGTGCAATGCGCCTGCAACCAGCTCTTTACCCGTACCCGATTGGCCGTTGATCAGCACGCTGATTGAGGATCGTGATAACCGGCCGATGGCACGAAATACCTCCTGCATGGCGGGCGCTTCACCTATGATTTCGGGCGTTTTGACTTGCGTCTCCTGCGGGGCAGGAGACGGGCTTTGCTCGGTTGCATGGGTTAGGGCGCGCTCGACGAGGGAAATCGCCTCATCAATATCGAAGGGCTTGGGCAAATACTCAAATGCCCCCGCCTGATAGGCGCTGACGGCACTGTCTAAATCCGAATGCGCTGTCATGATGATGACGGGAATATGCGGATAGTGGATTTGCAGCCTTTCTAACAGGGTTAAGCCATCGGTGCCCGGCATACGAATATCTGAGACTATGACTCGTGGCTGGGAAATCTCTAATGCTTGCCAGAGTGATTCGGCCGCGGCAAAGCTGGCGGTGCTGAGTTTCGCGCCTTGGAGCGCCTTTTCGAGCACCCAACGTATCGAACTGTCATCGTCGAGGATCCACACTTGTTCACTCATTCGCATTTTGCTTCCTCATACGGTATGTGTTGGTTTGTCTTGATTATTTGGCACTTAAAATCGGTAACGAAATGATAAATTCGGTATGCCCAGGGCTGGATACACAATCGATTCTGCCCGAGTGTAATCTGGCAATGTTATGGGCAATCGACAGGCCAAGCCCAGACCCCTGCTCACGACTGGTGACCATGGGATAAAACAGCGTGTCCATCAGCTCTGGTGGTATGCCTGGGCCGTTGTCGATAATGGACAGTGTCAGCACGAGCTTATGTCGCTGCGAACCGATAGTGACCTGATGTTGCGTGCGGGTGCGGATCAGGATTTCACCACCTGTGTGTTCAAGAGCTTGTACCG encodes the following:
- the glnG gene encoding nitrogen regulation protein NR(I), with amino-acid sequence MRMSEQVWILDDDSSIRWVLEKALQGAKLSTASFAAAESLWQALEISQPRVIVSDIRMPGTDGLTLLERLQIHYPHIPVIIMTAHSDLDSAVSAYQAGAFEYLPKPFDIDEAISLVERALTHATEQSPSPAPQETQVKTPEIIGEAPAMQEVFRAIGRLSRSSISVLINGQSGTGKELVAGALHKHSPRKDKPFIALNMAAIPKDLIESELFGHEKGAFTGAANVRQGRFEQANGGTLFLDEIGDMPLDVQTRLLRVLADGQFYRVGGHSAVQVDVRIIAATHQDLEQLVLKGGFREDLFHRLNVIRVHLPPLSQRREDIPQLATHFLASAAKEIGVEAKILTKETAAKLSQLPWPGNVRQLENTCRWLTVMASGQEILPQDLPPELLKEPASINPMAKGSQDWQSALTEWIDQKLSEGNSDLLTEVQPAFERILLETALRHTQGHKQEAAKRLGWGRNTLTRKLKELSMD